In Clostridium swellfunianum, a genomic segment contains:
- a CDS encoding biotin/lipoyl-containing protein produces the protein MKKYVIKLNDKVYEVEMEEVTAETSAAITTAAKSAPKTSPAPAAAPVSGGEKVDAPMPGNIVSVNVKAGDVVKKGQVLLVLEAMKMENEIVSPVDGKIASVGVAKGDAVSTGDFLVQFA, from the coding sequence ATGAAAAAATATGTGATAAAGTTAAATGATAAGGTTTATGAAGTCGAAATGGAAGAAGTAACTGCTGAAACATCAGCTGCTATAACAACGGCAGCAAAGTCAGCTCCAAAAACTTCACCAGCTCCAGCTGCTGCGCCAGTTTCAGGTGGAGAAAAGGTTGATGCTCCAATGCCAGGAAATATTGTTAGTGTTAATGTTAAAGCTGGAGATGTAGTTAAAAAGGGTCAAGTATTGCTAGTATTAGAAGCTATGAAAATGGAGAATGAAATTGTTTCACCTGTTGATGGAAAGATTGCTTCAGTAGGTGTTGCAAAGGGAGATGCTGTAAGTACAGGAGATTTTCTTGTTCAATTTGCATAA
- a CDS encoding oxaloacetate decarboxylase subunit alpha: MNPIKITETALRDGHQSLIATRLKTEEILPILEKMDNAGYYSLEVWGGATFDACLRFLNEDPWERLREIRKRVKNTKLQMLLRGQNLLGYKHYADDVVEEFIKKSVENGIDIIRVFDALNDLRNLETSIKAIKKAGAHCQCAISYTTSRVHTIEYFVELSKKMEALGADSICIKDMAGILTPHSAYELVKKLKEAVSIPIELHTHSTSGIASMTYLMAVEAGVDIIDTAISPFGEGTSQPATESMVVTLKEGNRAPEMDVELLGEIADYFKPIKEKYRKAGILDPKVMDVEPKTLSYKVPGGMLSNLLSQLKTQKAEHQYEEVLKEVPRVREDLGFPPLVTPLSQMVGTQAVFNVLTGERYKMVPKEIKEYVKGLYGASPAPISDDIRKKIIGDEKVVTVRPADLLQPELDKYKAEIGELATSMEDVLSYTLFPQVAKKFFEYRLNGSAVTEADDNKDEVHHIYVTM; encoded by the coding sequence TTGAATCCAATAAAGATTACGGAAACAGCACTTAGAGATGGACATCAGTCTCTTATTGCCACAAGACTTAAGACGGAAGAAATACTTCCTATCTTAGAGAAAATGGATAACGCTGGATATTATTCATTGGAAGTTTGGGGAGGAGCAACCTTTGATGCTTGTCTTCGTTTCCTAAATGAAGATCCATGGGAAAGATTAAGAGAAATTCGTAAAAGAGTTAAAAATACTAAGCTTCAAATGCTTCTAAGAGGTCAAAACCTTTTAGGGTACAAGCATTATGCTGATGATGTAGTAGAAGAGTTTATTAAAAAATCCGTTGAAAACGGAATTGATATAATAAGAGTTTTCGATGCATTAAATGATTTAAGAAATCTTGAAACCTCAATAAAAGCAATTAAGAAAGCAGGAGCTCACTGTCAGTGTGCAATAAGCTACACAACCAGCAGAGTTCATACAATAGAGTACTTTGTAGAGCTTTCAAAGAAGATGGAAGCCCTAGGTGCAGATTCAATCTGCATAAAGGATATGGCTGGTATACTAACTCCACATTCAGCCTATGAGCTTGTTAAGAAGCTAAAGGAAGCAGTAAGCATTCCAATAGAGCTTCATACACACAGCACAAGCGGTATAGCTTCAATGACTTACCTAATGGCAGTTGAAGCTGGAGTTGATATAATTGATACAGCAATATCACCATTTGGAGAAGGAACTTCACAGCCAGCAACAGAATCAATGGTTGTAACCCTTAAAGAAGGAAACCGTGCTCCAGAAATGGATGTAGAGTTATTAGGTGAAATAGCAGATTACTTCAAGCCAATTAAGGAGAAGTACAGAAAAGCAGGAATACTAGACCCTAAGGTTATGGATGTTGAACCAAAAACCTTATCCTACAAGGTTCCAGGAGGAATGCTTTCAAACCTTTTATCACAGCTTAAGACTCAAAAGGCTGAGCACCAGTATGAGGAAGTGCTAAAGGAAGTTCCAAGAGTTAGAGAAGATTTAGGCTTCCCGCCACTTGTTACTCCACTTAGCCAGATGGTTGGAACACAGGCAGTGTTTAACGTACTTACAGGCGAAAGATATAAGATGGTTCCTAAGGAAATCAAGGAATACGTTAAGGGGCTTTACGGAGCTTCACCAGCACCAATCAGCGATGATATTAGAAAGAAAATAATCGGTGATGAAAAAGTTGTAACAGTAAGACCAGCTGATCTTCTGCAGCCAGAGCTTGACAAATATAAAGCTGAAATTGGGGAATTGGCAACATCAATGGAGGATGTATTATCCTACACACTATTCCCACAGGTTGCTAAGAAGTTCTTTGAATACAGACTAAATGGTTCAGCAGTAACTGAGGCTGATGATAATAAAGACGAAGTACATCATATTTATGTAACTATGTAA